In Phaeodactylum tricornutum CCAP 1055/1 chromosome 21, whole genome shotgun sequence, the following proteins share a genomic window:
- a CDS encoding predicted protein yields MTEPVRGLCWYRFSLPERPNRPTFVWWPARYFESAREACRQQRVHMSPRGVAQWTRVVVDETLGRIAPRPVVCLLGRSGVSVDKKLRSVQRWDESAEYVASENSAVEEDCSDKNGDCRPYTLASLALMITPEQQRDVFGDDEEAELLWKGYQEAMEAVVELVDQALNQESLVDSVGVGTETVVGQVPVDYAAPPPKSSMTSPPVSSTFIMSSPALTPPPLKHALKPHDSWETVWNKLQLSKWSTSLPPPHASAARKREPCWYVLPNRSCRPGTVEGTDYLSTLAALQSFCRTHYGWRGPEAVEASNSHRCHDSSSVSRSTHAMPPATPTGCRTKPRDPAKPRLGESDDDGTGDELTRMDALDWKTLWRKLVRDGWKVKAAHIVTDQWYYIRPGKSAKQGVLGRDYFKTPTDVIAYLTETQQLAPPRDTESVSRLTLEAESDDDTDECITAVTRTMPVLDVHDRRNSRTVPIVKPASHRVSTASTKISRKCKSHSGAKSTKARQRSTTHSQAKHLLQHTSSTGNTARKRPAPAEKLNKTKKLRRNAHWWKYEAIPGFRSQVWPALEKLRFVRTNDGYQLPTSVQWEGQPVTFTSATGLRKFLCFTGIPNYCPNEAAAAAYRKNPNDYVPTGVLTEAEATMLHRWVRFANVPIQGPDSARELLNVRSPRKENDLRMILVILRDLGFESDGINVYVPGANSQEARRGRRVRGVHYFAIDPDLYTSFREWVRNAWSLQLPEDASPKMTEAYLRLRVWAAASSRPLPVWQQLPPRTDYQALLTTAELEIEHSRVDTMVDDASEMDEDMSTANGSHAVVSQCDVSTEAPEPAKKVVVKKAKKDKRPWYLKDGLPRFVREVLPTLRKLGFDYRSGKYVHPDISESFTTSEGLAQYLVRHGVPLLDDRRNELAVWDVELLERWVKFANVPVTENSCERVLSNVRILCKEDEILYRLFDLGFQKVDLKFFPPGADATGRNARKEGVHYFNGLQGIRGGYIRGATNLSMAHDEGPVISSRRNNKKGVSQEQLLEIRLWAALSDLPLPKFVKNVVDCKRAADDEDELDDVEISAHVKNLNTALDRVATDTTIPATDFSSSNHGTISSTAVTSMSVQIASDKTDTQQSVAETLPKADEVGPTRLPWESPSVMGQKQANEQSESTSGNLLTNESPAKESNQDNVASSLATTSFTTLSQMFSRNSVVKEVEDAAGSVTNDPSTQSNELIGNVYSESNNSPSSYNTAPEKQLFTPLRGKREQGDRAMDDTDQGRFLPLTQELSGYDSCSSDNEGHDSRQLDRNRHLNSKQDARRVTMLVESPDERMEDATIENHFDDLHRESTFTDMEYAFDSGPAGKLDRPEVEQLDEFLTQVEPDFDF; encoded by the coding sequence ATGACGGAACCCGTACGCGGCCTCTGTTGGTACCGTTTCTCACTCCCGGAACGCCCCAACCGGCCCACTTTTGTGTGGTGGCCAGCGCGGTACTTCGAGAGCGCTCGAGAAGCGTGTCGGCAGCAACGGGTGCACATGTCACCTCGAGGTGTCGCCCAATGGACCCGCGTGGTGGTAGACGAAACGCTGGGACGGATTGCTCCTCGGCCCGTCGTGTGTTTGCTGGGACGCTCCGGAGTATCAGTCGATAAAAAACTGCGCTCTGTACAACGATGGGACGAATCGGCAGAATACGTAGCCTCAGAGAACTCTGCTGTGGAGGAAGACTGCTCGGACAAGAATGGAGACTGTCGACCCTACACGTTGGCGTCGCTCGCCCTCATGATAACACCCGAGCAACAACGCGACGTGTTTggggacgacgaagaggcAGAACTGCTCTGGAAAGGGTATCAAGAAGCGATGGAAGCCGTCGTGGAATTGGTCGATCAAGCCTTGAACCAAGAGTCGCTTGTGGACAGCGTTGGCGTTGGTACGGAGACAGTTGTCGGACAAGTACCCGTAGATTACGCAGCGCCCCCTCCCAAATCGTCCATGACTTCTCCTCCCGTATCGTCCACCTTTATTATGTCTTCCCCGGCCTTGACGCCGCCTCCACTCAAACACGCGTTGAAACCGCACGATTCCTGGGAGACTGTCTGGAACAAACTGCAGCTCAGCAAATGGAGCACCTCTCTACCGCCCCCGCACGCATCCGCCGCACGTAAGCGAGAACCTTGCTGGTATGTTCTACCCAATCGATCCTGTCGGCCCGGTACGGTAGAAGGTACCGACTACCTGTCGACCCTCGCCGCATTGCAAAGCTTTTGCCGAACCCATTACGGATGGCGAGGGCCCGAGGCAGTTGAGGCCTCCAATAGTCATCGTTGTCACGACAGTTCTTCGGTCTCCCGTTCCACCCACGCGATGCCTCCGGCTACACCCACAGGATGTCGGACGAAACCACGCGATCCTGCCAAGCCCCGTCTCGGCGAATCCGATGATGACGGAACCGGCGACGAACTCACTCGGATGGACGCACTCGATTGGAAGACACTCTGGCGCAAGCTGGTGCGCGACGGTTGGAAAGTCAAAGCCGCGCACATTGTCACTGACCAATGGTACTACATCCGTCCGGGAAAGTCGGCCAAGCAAGGCGTACTGGGACGAGACTACTTTAAAACACCCACCGATGTTATTGCCTACCTGACGGAAACACAACAACTGGCACCTCCGCGTGATACCGAGTCCGTGTCGCGATTGACATTGGAAGCggaaagcgacgacgacacagACGAATGTATCACTGCGGTGACCCGAACCATGCCGGTATTGGACGTCCACGACCGTCGGAACAGCCGGACCGTGCCGATTGTCAAACCGGCTTCCCACCGCGTGTCTACTGCTTCTACCAAGATTTCGCGAAAATGCAAATCTCATTCGGGAGCCAAAAGCACCAAAGCACGCCAACGTTCGacaactcacagtcaagccaaACACCTTCTTCAACACACATCCTCGACCGGAAACACGGCACGTAAGCGTCCTGCCCCGGCCGAAAAATTGAACAAGACCAAAAAATTACGACGCAATGCCCATTGGTGGAAATACGAAGCCATTCCGGGGTTTCGCTCCCAAGTTTGGCCGGCTTTGGAGAAACTCAGATTCGTTCGAACGAACGACGGCTACCAGCTCCCTACGAGCGTCCAGTGGGAAGGTCAGCCCGTCACGTTTACGAGCGCTACCGGATTACGCAAATTCCTCTGCTTCACCGGCATTCCCAACTACTGTCCCAACGAAGCTGCAGCCGCGGCGTACCGTAAGAATCCCAATGACTACGTCCCAACCGGAGTGCTGACCGAAGCGGAGGCCACCATGCTACACCGCTGGGTACGCTTCGCTAATGTTCCAATCCAAGGCCCCGACAGTGCCCGCGAACTTCTGAACGTTCGCAGTCCGCGCAAGGAAAATGATCTCCGCATGATTCTCGTCATTCTCCGTGATCTGGGTTTCGAATCAGACGGCATTAACGTCTACGTCCCCGGTGCCAATTCTCAAGAAGCCCGTCGTGGACGCCGCGTCCGTGGAGTCCACTACTTTGCTATAGATCCCGATCTGTACACGTCATTCCGCGAATGGGTCCGGAACGCGTGGAGTTTGCAGTTACCCGAGGACGCATCACCCAAAATGACGGAAGCCTATTTGCGTCTCCGAGTATGGGCCGCTGCCTCCTCCCGACCCCTCCCCGTATGGCAACAGTTGCCCCCACGTACCGACTACCAGGCGTTGCTCACCACTGCCGAGCTAGAAATTGAACACTCCCGCGTCGACACCATGGTTGACGATGCTTccgaaatggacgaagaTATGTCCACCGCCAACGGTAGCCACGCTGTTGTATCGCAGTGCGATGTGTCGACAGAGGCTCCGGAACCCGCCAAGAAAGTGGTCGTcaaaaaagcgaaaaaggaCAAGCGACCCTGGTATCTCAAGGATGGCCTGCCGCGTTTTGTGCGGGAAGTTTTACCGACCTTACGGAAACTCGGCTTTGATTACAGATCGGGAAAATACGTCCACCCGGACATTTCCGAATCCTTCACCACCTCGGAAGGTCTGGCCCAGTATTTGGTACGACACGGTGTACCTCTTTTAGACGACCGGAGAAATGAGCTTGCCGTATGGGACGTTGAGCTTTTGGAGCGTTGGGTCAAGTTCGCCAACGTCCCAGTGACGGAAAATAGTTGCGAGCGCGTACTGAGCAACGTGCGCATTTTGTGCAAGGAAGACGAAATCCTCTACCGATTATTCGATTTGGGCTTTCAAAAGGTGGACCTCAAGTTCTTTCCACCAGGAGCCGACGCGACGGGACGTAACGCGCGCAAAGAAGGTGTACACTATTTCAACGGGCTCCAAGGTATCCGTGGAGGCTACATTCGTGGAGCGACCAACCTCAGCATGGCCCATGATGAAGGTCCTGTCATCAGCAGCCGACGCAACAATAAAAAAGGCGTGTCTCAAGAACAACTATTGGAAATCCGCTTGTGGGCCGCTCTTTCCGATTTGCCCCTCCCCAAATTTGTCAAGAATGTGGTTGACTGTAAGCGTGCCGctgatgatgaagacgaactTGATGACGTGGAAATTTCTGCGCACGTGAAAAATCTCAACACGGCCCTCGACCGAGTCGCCACCGATACAACCATACCGGCAACAGATTTCTCCAGTTCCAACCATGGGACGATCAGTAGTACAGCCGTAACAAGCATGTCAGTACAAATAGCTTCTGACAAGACAGACACCCAACAATCAGTTGCGGAAACTTTGCCCAAGGCAGATGAGGTTGGACCAACTAGATTGCCTTGGGAGTCGCCTTCCGTCATGGGACAAAAACAAGCGAACGAACAAAGTGAGTCAACTTCCGGCAATCTGCTGACAAATGAATCTCCGGCAAAGGAGAGCAACCAGGACAATGTTGCAAGTTCGCTTGCTACAACTTCATTCACAACTCTTTCCCAGATGTTCTCTCGCAATTCTGTGGTCAAGGAGGTAGAAGACGCTGCCGGATCGGTCACAAATGATCCGTCGACGCAAAGCAACGAGCTTATAGGCAATGTATACTCGGAGAGCAATAACTCTCCGTCTTCTTACAACACTGCTCCGGAGAAGCAGCTATTTACTCCTTTGCGGGGCAAGCGAGAGCAAGGCGATAGAGCAATGGATGATACCGATCAAGGCAGATTTCTCCCTCTGACACAGGAACTTTCCGGATACGACTCGTGTTCTTCCGATAACGAAGGACACGACTCGCGACAGCTAGACAGAAACCGGCACCTCAATAGCAAGCAGGACGCCCGACGGGTCACCATGCTTGTTGAGTCTCCTGATGAAAGAATGGAGGATGCCACCATTGAAAATCATTTCGACGATCTGCATCGCGAGAGTACGTTCACCGATATGGAATATGCTTTCGATAGCGGCCCCGCCGGAAAGCTCGACCGGCCCGAAGTCGAGCAATTGGACGAATTTTTGACGCAAGTAGAGCCGGACTTCGACTTCTAG
- a CDS encoding predicted protein, producing MLTNIFFTFALVVLSITEVSSISDNDHAASILDSSDRGLQTFIDKYNITFQNAVYVSGALRTIFHLHAGDEAASGRFEVFTAPENADPTGDPTLPATVMEASFSTTLLLGADSFCDNTFLEDINVSSPFYYEIGESPDKEIKFIFCVILTLTQEIEGTVTYMNFKEVAIQMNVALKGTLGVSSVDPFEVDTGAAGTDTDNDLEYTASAGLCSTFSGNPTQGENIPICIVSDDHPLASIVSVQDLSFTSGDSLTQSIIASGSAAPGAADLYGVPEPLNAAHCLANKCIQYNVMLYAIIATVGDNLDITIRGNIVLAIGDGTRTLRAQFKPTRALQDALHEQAFSSTIVLPALPTTESGAVSTVGTKITAAMVSLGAALVSGWMFAV from the exons ATGTTGACTAATATCTTCTTCACTTTCGCCCTCGTTGTCTTATCGATCACTGAGGTGAGTTCCATATCCGACAACGACCATGCAGCGTCGATCCTCGATTCTTCGGACCGTGGCCTGCAAACCTTCATTGATAAATACAACATAACTTTCCAAAATGCTGTTTATGTCTCGGGAGCTTTACGAACAATCTTTCACCTACATGCAGGAGATGAGGCGGCTAGTGGACGGTTTGAGGTATTCACGGCTCCAGAGAATGCCGATCCGACCGGGGATCCGACACTTCCTGCTACAGTAATGGAGGCGAGTTTTTCAACGACACTGCTACTGGGAGCGGACT CTTTCTGCGACAATACCTTTCTCGAAGACATAAACGTGTCCAGTCCGTTCTACTACGAAATTGGCGAGTCCCCCGACAAGGAAATCAAGTTCATCTTTTGTGTAATATTAACCCTCACCCAGGAAATCGAGGGAACCGTGACATATATGAACTTCAAAGAAGTAGCCATCCAGATGAATGTTGCTTTGAAGGGTACCTTGGGCGTCTCCAGCGTGGACCCGTTCGAAGTAGATACCGGTGCGGCGGGCACCGACACGGACAACGATTTGGAGTATACAGCGAGTGCGGGTCTGTGTAGTACTTTCAGCGGCAACCCCACGCAGGGAGAAAACATTCCCATTTGCATTGTTTCGGATGACCACCCGTTGGCCAGCATTGTTTCGGTCCAGGACCTATCCTTCACGTCAGGTGACAGTCTCACCCAGTCGATTATTGCGAGCGGTAGTGCCGCTCCGGGAGCCGCGGACTTGTACGGAGTGCCGGAGCCTTTGAATGCTGCTCATTGCCTCGCCAACAAGTGCATTCAGTACAATGTGATGTTGTACGCCATAATTGCGACGGTGGGCGACAACTTGGATATCACGATTCGCGGCAACATAGTGCTGGCAATTGGCGACGGTACGCGTACGCTACGCGCTCAATTCAAGCCCACCCGGGCGTTGCAGGACGCGCTCCATGAACAAGCCTTTAGCTCGACGATTGTGTTGCCGGCTCTGCCAACGACCGAGTCGGGTGCGGTCTCGACGGTCGGCACGAAGATAACGGCGGCGATGGTGTCGTTGGGTGCGGCTCTGGTCAGCGGCTGGATGTTTGCCGTGTAA
- a CDS encoding predicted protein, producing the protein MTSDGVDEPPCAGTGSSRGELTAEDSTSFRSNAEYHGVQFDPRTQLVKVSNSPRKIYRFSSCAVVGWAYSSDIRYHHSMRLGSVLQDASDRNSLTNALTHSLQSYTIGSATATGVATSTTSRKRPIPDQGPPDGVFNGVPLYLRKAMPDLHSNVHCVGENYQRDAWKQRSCRFDFLCFNVSENDFVVFQSAREQALSTATIPRPFVHTSDTMLRWGPNHTQTVSIGGINQKWGANGLRRLEWFPKVVPLPDSGSPPFAYYALPEEMVWTPLHSLNAANPGHLVWDDFFPVYTLLHMFDLLDRHPLLLRYVLKDGLRGLWASCDFRPDKEEACQHLMTKFAPLMWGTESSWRFTASNNFTFVANGDVDGKDRVDLVCARTGVAGMGSLTDHGVTKSHGWMPEDYVLTQNHGRGGMLREFRHYLLSNMGLALPQSVLQERPHRVVFSVKSSSIRNRKMDFERQMGVVSAIEGVAVESYSFQDLSVREQVEIASRTSVFVTACGGAAVTASFLPAGGAVVLYYSETGGAKDNRHTGLPALLDWDVFNAMSYLRVHWMPCNTVDSEIDDQTLKLLIEHEISLMESSTFTH; encoded by the exons ATGACTTCTGATGGGGTGGATGAGCCGCCGTGCGCTGGTACAGGAAG CTCTAGAGGAGAACTGACAGCGGAGGACTCAACCTCGTTCCGTTCTAACGCAGAATACCACGGTGTTCAGTTTGACCCGAGGACGCAGCTCGTCAAAGTCTCAAACTCACCTCGCAAGATCTATCGCTTCAGCAGCTGCGCCGTCGTAGGTTGGGCATATTCATCGGATATTCGCTATCACCATAGCATGCGTTTGGGATCAG TACTCCAGGATGCATCCGACCGTAACAGTCTGACGAACGCGTTGACGCACAGCCTACAGTCTTACACGATAGGCTCAGCAACCGCAACTGGCGTTGCAACCTCCACCACATCGAGGAAACGACCCATTCCGGATCAGGGACCTCCCGACGGTGTCTTTAACGGCGTACCGCTGTATTTACGAAAAGCTATGCCCGATCTCCATTCCAATGTACATTGTGTGGGCGAAAACTACCAGCGCGACGCATGGAAACAGCGCTCGTGTCgcttcgactttctgtgCTTCAACGTTTCCGAAAACGACTTTGTGGTCTTCCAGTCCGCCCGCGAACAGGCATTGTCCACCGCCACCATCCCACGGCCCTTTGTGCACACGTCGGATACCATGTTACGGTGGGGCCCCAACCACACGCAAACGGTGTCGATCGGCGGTATCAACCAAAAGTGGGGCGCGAACGGCCTTCGTCGACTGGAATGGTTTCCGAAAGTAGTACCGCTACCGGACTCCGGTAGTCCGCCGTTTGCCTACTACGCTTTACCGGAGGAGATGGTGTGGACTCCATTGCACAGTCTGAACGCCGCTAATCCCGGACATTTGGTGTGGGACGACTTCTTCCCGGTGTACACGCTGCTGCACATGTTTGACCTGCTGGACCGGCACCCGTTGTTGCTGCGGTACGTGCTGAAGGACGGTCTCCGTGGACTGTGGGCGTCGTGCGACTTCCGCCCCGATAAAGAGGAAGCGTGTCAGCACCTAATGACAAAGTTTGCCCCTTTGATGTGGGGCACGGAGTCTAGCTGGCGCTTTACAGCGTCCAACAACTTTACCTTTGTGGCAAACGGGGATGTTGACGGCAAGGACAGGGTCGACTTGGTATGCGCCCGCACGGGGGTGGCGGGTATGGGCTCTTTGACGGATCACGGGGTGACAAAGTCGCATGGCTGGATGCCGGAAGACTACGTACTGACGCAAAATCATGGACGAGGTGGTATGTTGCGAGAGTTCCGACACTATCTGTTGAGCAATATGGGATTGGCGTTACCCCAATCGGTGTTACAGGAACGTCCGCATAGGGTAGTGTTTTCGGTGAAATCCTCTAGTATACGCAATCGAAAAATGGATTTTGAACGGCAAATGGGTGTGGTCAGTGCGATCGAGGGCGTGGCGGTGGAAAGCTACAGTTTCCAAGACTTGTCGGTCCGAGAACAAGTGGAAATAGCATCACGGACGAGTGTTTTTGTGACGGCGTGTGGCGGAGCTGCCGTGACGGCGTCCTTTCTTCCTGCCGGGGGCGCGGTCGTTCTGTACTACAGTGAAACTGGTGGTGCCAAGGACAACCGTCACACAGGGCTACCGGCTCTTTTGGACTGGGATGTGTTTAACGCCATGTCGTACCTGCGAGTCCACTGGATG CCTTGCAATACCGTCGATTCCGAAATTGATGACCAGACTTTGAAGTTGCTGATTGAGCATGAAATTAGTCTCATGGAGTCGAGCACCTTCACACATTAG
- a CDS encoding predicted protein: MARTSLALLGSLVLLMVTQFLMLPLLVTTVLQDASDRNSLTNALTHSLQSNAIGSTTATGVATSNTSRKRPIPDRGPPDGAFNGVPLYLQTATPDLHSNVHCVGRSCRFDFLCFNVSENDFVVFQSAREQALSTATIPRPFVHTSDTMLRWGPNHTQTVSIGGINQKWGANGLRRLEWFPKVVPLPDSGSPPFAYYALPEEMVWTPLHSLNAANPGHLVWDDFFPVYTLLHMFDLLDRHPLLLRYVLKDGLRGLWASCDFRPDKEEACQHLMTKFAPLMWGTESSWRFTASNNFTFVANGDVDGKDRVDLVCARTGVAGMGSLTDHGVTKSHGWMPEDYVLTQNHGRGGMLREFRHYLLSNMGLALPQSVLQERPHRVVFSVKSSSIRNRKMDFERQMGVVSAIEGVAVESYSFQDLSVREQVEIASRTSVFVTACGGAAVTASFLPAGGAVVLYYSETGGYKNNLNTKLPALLDWDVFNAMSYLRVHWMPRNTVDSEIDDQALMLLIEHEIYLMESNALSL, from the exons ATGGCAAGGACAAGTTTGGCACTATTAGGGAGTCTGGTGCTACTCATGGTGACGCAGTTTTTAATGCTCCCCTTGCTCGTCACCACAGTACTCCAGGATGCATCCGACCGTAACAGTCTGACGAACGCGTTGACGCACAGCCTACAGTCCAACGCAATAGGCTCCACAACCGCAACTGGCGTTGCAACCTCCAACACGTCTCGGAAACGACCCATCCCGGATCGTGGACCCCCCGACGGTGCCTTCAACGGCGTACCGCTGTATTTACAAACAGCCACGCCCGATCTCCATTCCAATGTACACTGTGTGGGC CGCTCGTGTCgcttcgactttctgtgCTTCAACGTATCCGAAAACGACTTTGTGGTCTTCCAGTCCGCCCGCGAACAGGCATTGTCCACCGCCACCATCCCACGGCCCTTTGTGCACACGTCGGATACCATGTTACGGTGGGGCCCCAACCACACGCAAACGGTGTCGATCGGCGGTATCAACCAAAAGTGGGGCGCGAACGGCCTTCGTCGACTGGAATGGTTTCCGAAAGTAGTACCGCTACCGGACTCCGGTAGTCCGCCGTTTGCCTACTACGCTTTACCGGAGGAGATGGTGTGGACTCCATTGCACAGTCTGAACGCCGCTAATCCCGGACATTTGGTGTGGGACGACTTCTTCCCGGTGTACACGCTGCTGCACATGTTTGACCTGCTGGACCGGCACCCGTTGTTGCTGCGGTACGTGCTGAAGGACGGTCTCCGTGGACTGTGGGCGTCGTGCGATTTCCGCCCCGATAAAGAGGAAGCGTGTCAGCACCTAATGACAAAGTTTGCCCCTTTGATGTGGGGCACGGAGTCTAGCTGGCGCTTTACAGCGTCCAACAACTTTACCTTTGTGGCAAACGGGGATGTTGACGGCAAGGACAGGGTCGACTTGGTATGCGCCCGCACGGGGGTGGCGGGTATGGGCTCTTTGACGGATCACGGGGTGACAAAGTCGCATGGCTGGATGCCGGAAGACTACGTACTGACGCAAAATCATGGACGAGGTGGTATGTTGCGAGAGTTCCGACACTATCTGTTGAGCAATATGGGATTGGCGTTACCCCAATCGGTGTTACAGGAACGTCCGCATAGGGTAGTGTTTTCGGTGAAATCCTCTAGTATACGCAATCGAAAAATGGATTTTGAACGGCAAATGGGTGTGGTCAGTGCGATTGAGGGCGTGGCGGTGGAAAGCTACAGTTTCCAAGACTTGTCGGTCCGAGAACAAGTTGAAATAGCATCACGGACGAGTGTTTTTGTGACGGCGTGTGGCGGAGCTGCCGTGACGGCGTCCTTTCTTCCTGCCGGGGGCGCGGTCGTTCTGTACTACAGTGAAACTGGTGGCTACAAGAACAACCTCAACACGAAGTTACCGGCTCTTTTGGACTGGGATGTGTTTAACGCCATGTCGTACCTGCGAGTCCACTGGATG CCTCGCAATACCGTCGATTCCGAAATTGATGACCAGGCTTTGATGTTGCTGATTGAGCACGAAATTTATCTCATGGAGTCAAACGCGTTGAGTTTATAA
- a CDS encoding predicted protein, with protein sequence MSLVSTDHKPNYETIENQLDVHEMALEDSVVTVDKEFTPSSTSTSRFFQILCIGAACVGAYGCLYRTLANADLRPHWSSTSANLAPSSVSSLMSVPLEGSAHDKNSTHQQHSAHHHQHSGDHHHSGHDKDSAHHKDSARACTFDECYQTSCDAETAPYTCLFHNGGPHGGCSVTPWTDSTCDDQCDLHDCNDYDVPDSVERCDTPCDESWCTESGGQVCPTNVPYQCMDGSARFGCSTDELQWTLKTDETTCGHCCDATSCY encoded by the coding sequence ATGAGTCTCGTATCCACCGACCACAAGCCCAACTACGAAACGATTGAGAACCAACTTGACGTCCACGAGATGGCTTTGGAAGACTCGGTCGTCACGGTGGACAAAGAATTCACGCCCTCGTCTACTTCGACCTCCAGATTCTTCCAGATCCTCTGCATCGGGGCAGCCTGTGTGGGTGCCTACGGATGCCTCTATCGGACCCTGGCGAACGCGGATCTTCGTCCCCATTGGTCTTCCACCTCTGCTAATCTCGCGCCCTCTTCCGTGTCGTCGCTCATGTCCGTACCGCTGGAAGGATCCGCACACGACAAGAACTCTACACACCAACAACACTCTGCCCATCATCATCAACACTCCGGAGACCACCACCATTCCGGACACGACAAGGACTCTGCGCATCACAAGGACTCCGCCCGCGCTTGTACGTTTGACGAATGCTACCAGACCAGCTGCGACGCTGAAACGGCACCCTACACGTGTCTCTTCCACAACGGGGGTCCGCATGGAGGATGTTCCGTCACTCCCTGGACCGACTCGACCTGCGACGATCAGTGCGATCTGCATGATTGCAACGACTACGACGTTCCCGATTCGGTCGAGCGCTGTGACACACCCTGCGACGAGTCCTGGTGTACGGAGTCCGGCGGGCAAGTCTGTCCTACCAATGTGCCTTACCAGTGTATGGATGGGTCGGCACGCTTTGGGTGTAGTACGGACGAACTCCAGTGGACCCTCAAGACAGACGAAACAACCTGCGGGCATTGTTGCGACGCCACCAGTTgctactaa